The stretch of DNA GAGTACTCGTTGGACGAGGCGGCCGGCGCCTACCGCGATCTCGAGGGACGCAAGACCACCGGCAAGCTCGTGCTGAAGGTTCGCTCGTGACGCGTGCGGCGGAGGCCGCGGCGATCCTCTGGGATCACTGGCGGCGCGGCGCGCGGATCGACGCGCTGCCGGCGTCGTGCCGGCCGGCGACGAGAGCCGAGGGCTACGCCGTGCAGGCCGAAATCGGACGGCTGACCGGCTTCGTTGCTGCCGGCTGGAAGATCGCCGCCACGAGTCTGGCCGGCCAACAGCACATCAACGTGGATGGCCCGCTGGCGGGGCGGCTCTACGCCGATCGTCGCCTCACCTCCGGCACGCCCGTCTCGCTCGCCGGCAACGTGATGAACGTCGCCGAACCCGAGTTCGCCTTCCGGATCGCCGCGGCGCTGCCGCGCCGCGCATCGGCCTACACGGTCGACGAAGTGCTCGCGGCGACGGCGAGCCTGCATCCCGCGATCGAAGT from Acidobacteriota bacterium encodes:
- a CDS encoding fumarylacetoacetate hydrolase family protein gives rise to the protein MTRAAEAAAILWDHWRRGARIDALPASCRPATRAEGYAVQAEIGRLTGFVAAGWKIAATSLAGQQHINVDGPLAGRLYADRRLTSGTPVSLAGNVMNVAEPEFAFRIAAALPRRASAYTVDEVLAATASLHPAIEVPDSRYVDFTAVGAAQLIADTACACWFLIGHAAPASWRDVDLARHAVHAYRNGEPAGDGGGFNVLGDPRVALAWLANELAQYGPGLQPGDVVITGTCVKPVAVMPGDTVAMDFGALGSIAASFVS